A genomic stretch from Bifidobacterium sp. ESL0769 includes:
- a CDS encoding helix-turn-helix transcriptional regulator yields the protein MRIDGSSWDDYARELGLNIARVRESKGMSQDEVAAGACLSRFTYWKLERGESNPGTPANPSLRNLLAVAQSLGVDLEDLLPGTVPDLRNR from the coding sequence ATGAGGATTGATGGAAGCAGTTGGGACGATTACGCCCGTGAGCTTGGTCTGAACATCGCGAGGGTGCGCGAGTCCAAGGGCATGTCTCAGGATGAGGTTGCTGCCGGTGCCTGTCTGTCCCGCTTCACCTACTGGAAACTGGAACGCGGCGAGTCCAACCCCGGCACTCCTGCCAACCCCAGCTTGCGTAATCTGCTCGCCGTCGCCCAGTCTTTGGGCGTCGATCTGGAAGATTTGTTGCCGGGCACTGTACCTGACCTCCGTAACAGATGA